DNA from Mugil cephalus isolate CIBA_MC_2020 chromosome 5, CIBA_Mcephalus_1.1, whole genome shotgun sequence:
AATACACTGCCTCTGAGACCATCTGCACCGTCACAGTCGACGCAGCACACCTCTTTGAGGCAAACCttccagcagctttttttctctcGTCTACGTGTTGTTGTGCACAGTGTCACagaatgtttgtctgtctctgcagctgcaggcGGCGGCACAAATGGAGCTTGGAAATGTGACAAACTCTTCGGAGTGCCCCTCCATTGATGACTTCAGGAACCAAGTGTACTCCACCTCCTACTCCCTTATCACCGTGCTGGGCCTGGTTGGGAATGGGTTCGCCCTGGTGGTGCTGATCAAGACGAACCGCCAACAGTCCCCCTTTCATGTCTACATGTTGAACTTGGCAGTGTCTGACTTGCTGTGTGTTATGACACTGCCGCTGCGAGTCATCTACTATGCTAGCAAAGGCAAATGGAACCAAGGGGATTTCCTGTGTCGCATCAGCTCCTACGCCCTCTATGTAAACCTCTACTGCAGTATTTACTTCATGGCTGCAATGTCTGTCACCCGTTTCTTGGCCATTGTCTTCCCTGTGCAGAACCTGCGTCTGGTGACAGAGAACCGCGCACGCCTTGTGTGCCTTGGAATCTGGGTGTTAATCTGTCTTCTGTCCTCACCCTTCCTGATGACTGGTCAGCATTTTGATCCGtccacaaataaaaccaaatgctTTGAAcctccaggaggaggaagtgtccAAAAATTGGTTGTGCTGAACTATTTGTCTCTGGTGATGGGCTTTGTTCTGCCTTTCCTGGTCATCCTGATCTGCTACGCCGGCATAGTGCGCACCCTGCTCTCACGCACCAATGTAGCCCGCCGCCAGCGCGGAACAGGAGCCAAAGCCATCCGAATGATCGTTATCGTCCTGCTGACCTTTCTGGTCAGCTTCATGCCTTACCACGTGCAGCGCACCATCCACCTGAGCTTCCTGTCCCGGTCAGACAGCAGCTGCTCGGAGAAGATCGCCATGCAGAAGTCTGTTGTGGTGACTCTGTGTCTGGCCGCTGCCAACTCATGCTTTGACCCGCTGCTGTATTTTTTCTCCGGGGAGGGTTTCCGCAGCCGCATCAACTCCTTTCGCCAGTCAGTGAGGGGCAGCACCACGCGGCACACAACGAAGCTTCAGCCCGTCGCTGCCTCAGATCCTGGAGAAAACCACCAGTTGAAGGCCAGTTAAATCACATCAGGTTCTCTAACAAGCAGATTGGGATGTTAATAAGAGCTAGGGATGATTTGTCCCCTCATTTACAGTTAATAAAGGAAGGAAACGCAGAAAATAGTTTTGACACATGTCACTGATTTACACAAGAGTATTAAAAGATTTGAGTTAAAAGTCTCAGGAGGATGTTGTACTGTTAAATTGATATTTATTATTCTATAGAGTCCGTATATATTGGATATTTAAGTGATCAGAAATGCTGGTACAATATAAACTGGCATATTTTGTTCTAAAACTGTAGAGTAATCCAAATTACAAACATTATGTCACTGTATTTATACTGTACGTCTTAATGAATGTTATAGGCTATGCATTTCTATATGAAGTGTCAAAAATTTAGCGTCGCACACCTTCTATGTGAAGTAAAACATTGTTCAATACTGTACAATTAATACCACAATATGTTACTGtaggtttttacttttatttactgttttttctcgctgttattttta
Protein-coding regions in this window:
- the cysltr1 gene encoding cysteinyl leukotriene receptor 1, whose product is MELGNVTNSSECPSIDDFRNQVYSTSYSLITVLGLVGNGFALVVLIKTNRQQSPFHVYMLNLAVSDLLCVMTLPLRVIYYASKGKWNQGDFLCRISSYALYVNLYCSIYFMAAMSVTRFLAIVFPVQNLRLVTENRARLVCLGIWVLICLLSSPFLMTGQHFDPSTNKTKCFEPPGGGSVQKLVVLNYLSLVMGFVLPFLVILICYAGIVRTLLSRTNVARRQRGTGAKAIRMIVIVLLTFLVSFMPYHVQRTIHLSFLSRSDSSCSEKIAMQKSVVVTLCLAAANSCFDPLLYFFSGEGFRSRINSFRQSVRGSTTRHTTKLQPVAASDPGENHQLKAS